One genomic segment of Lewinellaceae bacterium includes these proteins:
- the porV gene encoding type IX secretion system outer membrane channel protein PorV, producing MMKQLLFVFLGILLTGSQVYGQCIPRDPANPSLGYILPDGSPCPNAIITAVPFLMITPDARSGAMGDVGIAISPDANSMAFNSSKLAFVDESSSLSATYSPWLRALGLRDVYMAYLSGYKKINELQSVGASLRFFSLGDIDFTDENGEPAGQGQPNEFELSAAYARKLSEKFSAGLTMKFIYSNLAANQVVEGRDIKAGLAGAADLSFSYISPVDNGTIRAGLALRNLGTKISYTQDVNDFIPANFGLGFAYDIDLDDYNSLTVAVDMNKLMVPTPPYSGSTDYKKQSVVSSWFSSFGDGIDFSEELHEINYSIGAEYWYDKQFAVRLGYFYEHPTKGARNYLTVGLGVKYNVFGLNLSYLVPTSNQRNPLDNTLRFGLVFDFGGE from the coding sequence ATGATGAAGCAATTACTGTTCGTTTTTTTAGGAATTCTGTTGACCGGTTCTCAGGTTTATGGTCAATGCATTCCTCGGGATCCTGCCAATCCAAGTTTGGGATATATCCTGCCGGATGGATCACCGTGTCCTAATGCCATCATCACGGCTGTCCCATTTCTGATGATCACTCCGGATGCCCGATCAGGCGCTATGGGTGATGTAGGGATTGCCATCTCTCCGGATGCCAACTCCATGGCATTCAACTCTTCAAAGCTTGCTTTTGTAGATGAAAGTTCCAGTTTATCAGCAACCTATTCTCCCTGGCTTCGTGCCCTGGGATTACGCGATGTATACATGGCCTATTTAAGCGGTTATAAAAAAATCAATGAGCTGCAGAGTGTCGGCGCCAGCCTGCGTTTCTTCTCACTTGGTGACATTGACTTTACGGATGAGAATGGTGAACCTGCCGGTCAGGGTCAGCCAAATGAGTTTGAGCTCTCTGCTGCCTATGCCCGCAAATTATCTGAAAAATTCTCGGCCGGACTGACCATGAAGTTCATTTATTCCAACCTTGCTGCCAATCAGGTTGTCGAAGGAAGGGACATCAAAGCAGGATTGGCCGGAGCTGCAGACTTGTCCTTCTCGTACATCTCTCCGGTTGATAATGGTACCATCCGGGCAGGTCTTGCCCTCCGTAATTTAGGAACCAAAATATCCTATACCCAGGATGTCAACGACTTCATCCCTGCCAATTTCGGGTTGGGCTTTGCCTATGACATCGATCTGGATGATTACAACTCACTGACCGTCGCAGTTGATATGAACAAGTTGATGGTTCCTACTCCGCCGTACAGCGGTAGCACGGATTATAAAAAGCAATCTGTAGTCAGTTCCTGGTTCAGTTCTTTTGGAGACGGTATCGATTTCAGTGAAGAACTCCATGAGATCAATTACTCGATCGGGGCAGAATATTGGTATGATAAACAATTTGCTGTCCGCCTGGGGTACTTCTACGAGCACCCTACAAAAGGAGCCCGGAACTACCTCACTGTAGGGCTTGGCGTCAAATACAATGTATTTGGTCTGAACTTGTCCTACCTGGTGCCCACATCCAATCAGCGCAACCCGCTGGACAATACCCTGAGGTTTGGTCTGGTGTTTGATTTTGGTGGCGAATAG